A stretch of DNA from Carya illinoinensis cultivar Pawnee chromosome 12, C.illinoinensisPawnee_v1, whole genome shotgun sequence:
TTTCAATCGGAAGTTGACGACGCACAAGGCATTGATAGAGGAGAACAAGAAGCAGTACGAGTAGCAGTTACTGCTTTTACATTTCAGATGCTAAATGTGACTGGTGGATTTCTGTTTTTTATCGAATTTAGATCATAACCCTTGGCGACATGACTAATCTTTGTTAGAGATGATATCAATAAGgaattttatgttattattgtAATCAGTTTAACTTGAATGTGACGGTACAGGTGTTTTAGCTCTGTTCAATTTTGTTGAATCATTTTAATGAGAGAACCCTTGCTGTCATCATTACTGGAGCCCACAGCTCAGAAAAACAAGAAAGGTCTGAATAGAAGAAGATATCGGCAGTGTAAAAGTGCTCCTCTCGCAGGGTCTGTTCCTCCAAAGAAAGATGTGATCAGCTCGATTCCAAACTCCGACTCCAATGTTGGCAAAGTGCACCCAAGTTTTAAGAAAGTAGCTTTATTCTTCGCTGTGTATCTCGGTTTAGGAGCAGTATGCTTCTATCTTGTCAGGAACCAGATTGAGGGGAAGAAGACGGATGGGATTCTGGATGCCGTTTACTTCTGTATTGTGACAATGACCACTGTTGGATATGGAGACTTGGTGCCAAACAGCGCCCTTACAAAACTACTTGCTTGTGCTTTTGTTTTCACGGGAATGGCTCTGATTGGACTAGTCCTGAGTAAAGCAGCAGATTATTTGTTAGAGAAGCAGGAAATATTACTTGTTAATGCTTTGCGTAAAAAAGTTGGTCCCTCGGATATTCTGAAGGAGGCTGAGACCAACCGAGTGAAATACAAATGTTTAACTGTCTTTGTCCTTCTTATGGTGCTCATAGTAGCTGGGACAACCTTCCTAGCTACTGTTGAGAAATTAGAAGTAGTTGATGCATTTTATTGTGTCTGTGCTACCATCACAACCCTTGGCTATGGAGATAAGAGCTTCTCTACTAAAGCGGGGCGTGCTTTTGCTGTCGTTTGGATATTGACAAGTACTATTTCCTTGGCTCAGTTTTTTCTATACATGGCTGAGTTAAACACCGAAAGAAGACATAGGGCACTTGTCAAGTCGGTTCTTACTCGAAAGGTGACAAATGTAGATCTTGAAGCAGCTGATCTTGATAATGATGGGGTTGTTGAGTGAGTTATCTTATCTGTTTCTTTTTAGAGCATATCTTTCTTGTCACGGATGCTTTTCTGCACAagctctataaaaaaaatgtattgtttttctttctcaatgcacagattatttaatatattacttaAGCTCAAACATTGCTTCTTTCTCTTTCCAC
This window harbors:
- the LOC122289849 gene encoding two-pore potassium channel 1, encoding MREPLLSSLLEPTAQKNKKGLNRRRYRQCKSAPLAGSVPPKKDVISSIPNSDSNVGKVHPSFKKVALFFAVYLGLGAVCFYLVRNQIEGKKTDGILDAVYFCIVTMTTVGYGDLVPNSALTKLLACAFVFTGMALIGLVLSKAADYLLEKQEILLVNALRKKVGPSDILKEAETNRVKYKCLTVFVLLMVLIVAGTTFLATVEKLEVVDAFYCVCATITTLGYGDKSFSTKAGRAFAVVWILTSTISLAQFFLYMAELNTERRHRALVKSVLTRKVTNVDLEAADLDNDGVVDAPEFVLYKLKEMGKITEEDISLVMEEFEDLDVDQSGALSASDIMLAQSSKPER